The genomic stretch TAAACGAGGTTGCTTATGAGCCTGAGATGGTGTCGATCGGCCCATACCATAACGGCAAGGAGAGGCTACAAGGCATGGAAGAGAACAAATTGTTGTATCTACATTCGTTCCTCTCCCGCAATCCCAAACATCCGTTGGAGGACTACCTcaaggagatggaggaattgGAGGATGAAGCGCGAAGTTGCTACTCCGAGAAAGTGGGCCCACTTATGCGCAaggagtttgtgaaaatgatggTGCTCGATGCTTGCTTCATTGTCGAGATCTTTCTCAGGTTCCATCCGGATAAACTGGGGTTGCTCACGCAACAATGGAAGGAGCTCAAGCACAACGAGGAGGATCTCGGTCTTATTTCTGCATTCCTTTTCCATTCAAATGGCTTCGAAGACCCGATACGTCATGCGATTGGGAAGGTGTACTATCCAAGGTATGATATGCTCCTCCTTGAAAATCAAATTCCTTTCTTCGTACTACAGCGTATTTTCAAAATGGCTTGTCCAGTGAACGCACCACATTTACTTGAGAAGTTGGCCCTTGATTTCTTCGATCACGTCATGCCTATGAATAAGGAAATCGAGATCAAAGATTCCTACTATCATCTGCTCCATTTGTTCCACTCGCATTTGATACCAACCCGAAATGATGGCAAGGAGAAGCACAACCTTTTGTGCAATCCTATCATCAAATACGTCCTCAACAAGTCGAAGAAGCTACTTATGTTCCTCCCATGTTCAAATGAGCCTACTACTGAACCGCGCAAGATGATCCCTTGCGCGACTGACCTCCAACTTGCGGGGGTCAAGTTCAAGAAGATTAAGGAATCAAATAACATCTTGAACGTGAAATTTAGCCACGGGGTGTTGGAAATCACACCCTTCCTGATACATGACCACAGCGATACTCTCTTTCGGAACCTCGTAGCATTCGAACAATGCTGCCTAGAAGCAAAAATCCACTTTTTCACGACTTACATTGTGTTCATGGATTTCCTTGTCAATACGTCCAATGATGTGGCGCTACTCCATCACAATGGGATCATAGATAATTTTCTGGGAAGCGATGATGAAGTGGCCCATCTATTCAACCGCCTCTGCATTGGGATATTCCATACTTTCAAGAGAAGCTATCTTTCGGATGTAAAAGACAATGTGCAAAAACATAGCGAGAACAGATGGAACATGTGGCGGGCGAGCTTGAAGCGCGATTATTTCACCAATCCATGGTCTGTCATTTCTTTGATCGCGGCTTCCATCCTCCTACTCCTCACCATCATCCAAACGTTCTTCAGCGTCTTTCCTTATTACCGACCGCGGTCCTAGTTCTTGATCATCATGTTTTAatggtttagattattttgatttttctcatttgTGTTTCGCTACTTGTGGGTGAAAAACATTACTATAGAATAtaaatcttcattttcttttaaatctggTAACTCATCCCCACTCGTTTAGGCTCAGTCAACTGTACTGATCCCTATCAAGTTCAAATTGACTCGGATCAGTTGCATATGACTGGGACGACAGGGCCTATTTGGGaaagtggatttggaacccccggaACCCCCCGGATTTGAAATCCTACCAGCGTGTTTggccctggagtgtgaatcaactttaatccaaaagtagctatgcatggtatatatacagagagtttgaatttaattactaaatcaacttcaatatctctaattagtgagatatgtaatttttgacacaatggttgtgataataagcccactgaaatatatgccttgcctgaaaatgaagaaattccaagtctcaaatgggccacaagcacaagatcatgtctaagcaactaatcaacaatttttaatcattgatttacatggataatgtttgaatgatgctgggcaatgtttggacaataCTGATTTACCTagacagtgtttggacggtgctgctcatcattagtgggccatgtccccaatagaataatagtgtatagtgacacacatgttacacctgcaactattgaaatgattttaggtgtaatccaagttgTCACccaccgtggattgcaaaccccctcaaagagtggatttgaaacccctggatttgaattTCTAATTACAGTGGTAATTCATGGTAAATGGGTAAACGGGTCATCTTAACTTTTTGAGCACTCTATGGTAGTATAAATATGTAAGGAcaatttaaactttttaaagagctaaaaataaaatcaaatcaaatcaaaagtGACGTCAAAAACTATTAAAAGTCAAACTTTAGGgctattttataaaaatctaagcacaactttttgtctttttttttttatatacacaggcacacaccccacacactcatgctaatggaatttcaccacctatgggtactcgaacccttgaccgggagttgaacaTCTAAGCACAACTTCCTTGTACATATCCTGAGTTTGTTGAAAGCCCACCGTTGAAGACTTACTGTGGTCCACCGCAATGTTAGCTAACGAGGTCAAACAGACATACATTAAAGaaaagcaatatatatatatatatatatatatatatatatatatatatatatatatatatatatatatatatatatatatatatataaaagcttgatccaaaactttttcacTCTACGATATGCTTTTAATAGCCAATAACCAATGTTTCATGTTATGTCGTCCACATGGATGAAActttaatctacttcattttttggatcctgccctaaaattatctcaatacatacatcaaggtgggccccacagtccaggCCACAATCACATGGCCGATTCCGGTGTCGCACCCAATTCACGCTCTCAATTAACCTGCAAAAAGTGAAATCAGATTGCATGTGCTGATTTACTTTGTATGCTTTTATCATACCGAGTCAACACTTTTGGgaccacaatgaatgtatgtggtttatccacaccgtgcattaattttttttcagatcattttaggcgttgagcccaaaatttaagcatatccaaacctcaagtggaccataccacaggaaacagtagaaaTAATGATATCCACAGCTGAAGCCTTCCTATGGcacacggtgatgtttatttgtcatccaatcttttcatgaGATTACACaaacattgatgaagggaaaaaaccaaatatcaacttgatccaaaacttttgtggcccaaatagTATGTctaaagtagatgttcaattcatacttttcctgtggtgtggtccacttaagtattGGATATGTTTAGTTTTTGGACTCAAGATCTGAAATTATCTTGtaaattaaaatagatggatggagtgaataaaatacataaattatggtgggctgcacagagtttactcagtatacacaatccgcttccgcaaAAAATAAGCCGCTTGTACTACGACGGTCCCCTGCACCGGACTAGAACAACGTAttcttagagctgtacacgagtcgaatcgagtcgagcttggcacaacccgactcagctcggcttggtcctcgaacCTGACTTGCCAATcgactcagttcggtcagcaactcgggtcaatttgagctgagttcgagatTTTGCGACATTTTCTcgaacacatggagtgcaccttcaatttcttatAGAAGACAAAATAGCAACAgcggtttacaagtatttcatcaaacactcgatagGTAGCATTAAAATCAAAATTAAAGAgcagttttatcatgtaattttttttttttgtagtgatttatttCGTATCTATACATTCCTCACCACTAGCCAATCCATGGAAAATGTATGCACtcaaaacaacacttcgttgagtcatttcatcaaacacttggtgagcaatgtcaaaatcaaaataatcgagtcaccaaactgattTGATCCACGTttgattcaagttgaggttcgatctaAGTCGATTTGAGCTCAGACAAGCTTGGCTCGAAAAATTTTCAAGCTCCAAGAATCAGCTTGACTCGTCTGGAACTCAGTTTTTAatcaagtcgaatcaagctttttcaaatcGAGCCGAGCGAGTTCAGCTAACTCGGCTCGTATGCAGCTCTACGTACCCTTGTCAAAAAAAATCCCTCGGAGGCAAAAGTACCCCAACTTGTGGTAACCATACCATCTTTCCCGGTAACAAACCACTTGATTATGATGTCCTTTCCATGAAaatgatagggcccaccgtgaggatactttaaaataaataaaataaaatcaggctgatcaaatCCCTGGGTGGGTCAGATATGTCTGCATAGAGACTGTTGGCCATCGATCCATGGATTACAACAGTATGGCATACCTGATTCATGGAATGACATAACTTTTGTCTAAGGCgaccttcatggtgggcccttttATTAACATGGTACTGATGtcttacacaagtggcatgtccGGAGAAGGAGGATACTGTACAACAAACAGTGGTACAGATCCAAGGGTCAAGTGGACCAAATAGCAcggattgaacacccaccctcAAAATTTTCCTGGGACTGGCAGAAGTTTGGATGAGGTGATCATACATTGTATGGTTTCCCTTTATCCACGTCCATGTGACCTtcatgaacagttggatggcgaATAAGCATGATGGTGGCCCAAGAAAGCCCCAGTGTTGGGCGTCTTTGTCACTGCTGCTTTTGGTGGGGTTGCATTAGCATAGAGCCCTTGCTTGGACCGAGTCGAGAAAATCGGATGCGGATTGCATTTGGGAGGGACAGGACTTGGTCTTGGTAGGTgctctgtgaggcccatcgtgatgtatgtattttatccgtgccattcatccaatttgagatatcattttatagcacAAGCCCAAAAAGAAGGCAGGtccaatcctcaagtggaccacaccacgagaagcagtgatgataatgatgccACCGTTTAAATGTTCTGgggacccacggtgatgtttatttgcaaagTGGTGATAACGGTGCCAGCGTTTAAACGCTTTTGGGatgcaccgtgatgtttatttgacatccagcagcctgttgataaggtcacatggacctggaagAAGGAAAATTTCAATATATTAGAACTTAtgcggctcccaagaagtttttaaatgtGGGCGTCCACTCCCCACTGTGTTTTTCACTTGAACCTTGAATCTTCCacgtttttgggttcatattcatatcctaaaatgacatggaaaaaaaaatggacggatggcatcGATGTGGCGTTGCTCGAACACAATGGGATTATTGATTATTTGACGCCAACCGAAAAGGAGGTGGCCTACATATTCAAGCAGCTCTCCAAACATACCTGTTTATTTCGGAATAATTACCTTTCGGATTTAAACAGGGATGTGGATAAACATTGCAAGACTGAATGGAACAAGTGGTGTGCGAGCTTGAGGCACGATCATTTCACCAATCCATGGTCTGGCCTTTCTTCCATAGCGACCGTGATTCTCCTCCCGCTCACCTTCAGCCAAAGGCTCTTTGCCGTCTTTGCCTATTTTCGACCGCTGTCCTAGTCCTTGATCAACATGCCTTAAtggtttagattttatttttgatgtTTCGCTTATGAGAGTATTTCTTGTGTGTATGAAACATAACAGTAGATTATCAATCGCTTTTTAATTTGGTAACTCTTTATGTTGTTGCTCTAAACTGAATAGGTAGGATCATGATTGTGGCGTGTGAATACCGGTACCAAGAGTATATGAAAGACAATTGGGGCGCCGGTTATGATTGGGGACTTTCTGAAGCTAACTTATAATGAAAACTAAACTTTAGCCGAGGTTTTTTGTCCTTACCATCTTCAATAGTAATGGGTGTATTTATATGATGCATGGGTAGCTTATGAGATAGCGTATCTTGATGAAATACATCCGATCCTCGTATCCTAGTAGGACACGTCATATATGTTGAGGAGCCTGTATTTGAATGGGGATCTGCCTCTAAAGATATCACCAAGGTAATCTCGGCTCGCATGATCTTTCTTCTCTTGGCACGGGGTG from Magnolia sinica isolate HGM2019 chromosome 17, MsV1, whole genome shotgun sequence encodes the following:
- the LOC131231795 gene encoding UPF0481 protein At3g47200-like; its protein translation is MDDRQAAANSMMKSAAALKMDDDIIEIEEEADTSTNASPRPSCLTPDRQALADSIMESVKASVCKLRRGDPPTIYIVPRTIRQVNEVAYEPEMVSIGPYHNGKERLQGMEENKLLYLHSFLSRNPKHPLEDYLKEMEELEDEARSCYSEKVGPLMRKEFVKMMVLDACFIVEIFLRFHPDKLGLLTQQWKELKHNEEDLGLISAFLFHSNGFEDPIRHAIGKVYYPRYDMLLLENQIPFFVLQRIFKMACPVNAPHLLEKLALDFFDHVMPMNKEIEIKDSYYHLLHLFHSHLIPTRNDGKEKHNLLCNPIIKYVLNKSKKLLMFLPCSNEPTTEPRKMIPCATDLQLAGVKFKKIKESNNILNVKFSHGVLEITPFLIHDHSDTLFRNLVAFEQCCLEAKIHFFTTYIVFMDFLVNTSNDVALLHHNGIIDNFLGSDDEVAHLFNRLCIGIFHTFKRSYLSDVKDNVQKHSENRWNMWRASLKRDYFTNPWSVISLIAASILLLLTIIQTFFSVFPYYRPRS